GAAGCAATGGTACAATTTCTGGTTTAAAAGTCTTCAATTGCCCCTCAGCCAGTGCAAATAATTGCTTGCCATATTTCTCCTCTAGATCATTCCGATATTTAGAATCAACAAGAGCCTGATAATATTTCGTAACCAGCCCTTCTATTTCAGGCTGAACTTCATCCATATAATCCTGCTCAGCTTTATAAAACTCATCATTCGTGTCAACAGAATGACGGATATAGCAAAGATTAAACATGGTCCCAATATCATTTCTAATTTCATTCACTTCGTTCATGGCTAAACTTTGCTCTTCTAGAGAAGAAGCATTCGTAAATTTTTCGATTGCCGTTTCAAATCTTGCTTTTACTTCGTCAAGGTTTGGACGGGTATATGTATACTCTTCAAATCTCATGGAAACAACCCCTTTATATCAAACTTTTTCCAACTATTATTTTTCGACACTACCCATTAATATTCCTTCAGGCAAAAAAAAATACGGCAAATGCCGTATTAAAATTTACCAGCTGGCAACCCCAGTTTTTTCAACAATTCAATCGCTTCTTGTTTTTCCGGATCTGTTAAACTAGACATTAGTGAATGAATCTGCTCGGCGTGTTCAGGAAATATTTCTTGAATAAACTCTTTCCCTTTATCTGTAATTTGTGCAAAGGTTACTCTTCTATCGTTAGGACAAGCGATTCTTACTAAGAATCCTTTTTGTTCTAACTTATCTACAACATAGGTGATGCTGCCGCTGGCCAGTAATATCTTCCCGCCTATTTGCTGCATAGGCTGATCACCTTTATGATATAAAAGCTCTAATACAGCAAATTCCGTTGGATTTAATCCACTCGCTTGTATAACTTTATTAACATGCTCATTAATCGCTTTATAAGCTCTTGATAGAACAATATATAGCTTTAATGATTGAGATACAGAATCGTTTTCCATAAAGAATCATCCTTTTAATAAAATCTCGAGCTGTCTAGCTCCAGCACCTAAGGGCTTCGCCTAATTTATTATCTCGACTTCAAGATTATTATAAAAAACTTTTTGTTTCATGTCAATTTAACCTAGTTTTACAATAGGTTCTTTCTTAATAATTCTAGACTTCAATCCCTCTATCATACGATTTATTTCTACATCTCTATCTTCTGGCGAGATTTTTTTATGTAAAACAGAATAAAGAGTTATATCTCTTAACATGAAAAATAATGGAAGCTGTTCTTTCCAGGCCTCAGGTAATGAGTGGTGCTCTTCATACCCCTGTATAAAATGGGCTAGGAAATTGCTTGCAAACTGCTCCCGTTCCATTTCACTACTATTATGGTAACCATATAAAACGGAATAATAGAGCGGGATTGCAATATCAGAAGCAAACCAATGATAACTACAATCGTCGAAATCAAAAACATGAACACATTCACCATCATAAAAAAAGTTACCTGAATGGATATCGCTGTGGATAAGTCCAAAATTATCCTTGTTTCTTGGGAGCAATTTCAATTCCTTAATTAACTGTTTAGTATTCTTAATAATCTCTTTCTCATTTGGCACATAGGTTTCAATATCTAGCAATTCCTCATCCTCCCAAGATGGACGAAGCTTTATCTCTTTACTTGGTTTGTACTCCTTCGTGACAGAATGCATTTGACCTATTGCTTTGCCCCATGCATGAAATAACTGATTATTGAATACATCCGATTTAATTTTCACAGGGTAACCATCTACTTTTGAAAATAGGCAAGCATAAAAAAACGATCCGTCACCTGCTGGCAGGTCTTCGATTAATTGATTATTTGATGATGTAAATGCTTCTGGGCAATTTACCTTTTGCTGATGTAAAAAATTCATCCAATCAAGTTCAGCTAGAATCTCATCCTTACTTCGATGCGAGCTATGTGTGATTCTCAGTATAACTGGGTTGTTCCCACGATAGGCTTCAAAAACATAATTCTCAAAATCGCCAAGTTTTATTACCTCCGTTTGCAAATGGAAAGACGTCAAAAAGCACTTAAGAATTTCTTCCGTAAACAAGATTTCCACTGATTTCTCCATCATAATCCCCTTTTTCTTTCATTAATGGCTTTCACATTCATTATATTTAAATATTTCGATTATAGAAACATTCCATTTCTCATTTTTATAGATTTTATGTATGATAGGATTATTGAGAAGATTGATAATTTCATAAAAGAGGTGCGGAAAATGAGTCAACCAGCTACAATGTCTGCAAATTCATCAAAAGCCTCAGACACGACGATGTATAATATCCTTTTTATTATAGGGCTTTGTCACCTGCTCAATGATGCCATACAAGCTGTTGTACCGGCGATGTTTCCAATTCTAGAAAAATCAATGGGGTTATCCTTTACCCAGCTTGGTATCATTGCCTTTTCCTTAAATATGGTTTCATCCGTTTTGCAGCCAGTGGTTGGAGTCGTGACTGATAAAAAACCAATGCCTTTCGCTTTACCAATAGGACTTACCTTAACTCTATGCGGTGTTCTTGGATTAGCATTTGCACCTTCATTTGGTTTAATTGTTTTGTCGGTAATTTTCATTGGCTTTGGATCTGCAGTTTTTCATCCTGAAGGCTCTAGGGTAGCCTATATGGCTTCAGGCAGAAGAAGAGGGCTTGCACAATCTATATATCAAGTTGGCGGTAATACCGGGCAGGCATTGGCTCCGCTTATTACAGCACTTATCCTTGTTCCACTAGGACAGAAAGGTGCTTCATGGTTTTCGCTTGTTGCGGCATTAGCAGTATTATTATTAATCTACATCGCTAATTGGTATAAACAGAGATTAGCTGCAAACCTTCCCCTTTTAAAAAAGAAAAATTTACCGTTAGATAAAAATAACGGTCTATCAAAAAGGGTTAAACAGTCACTATTATTAATTCTTTTACTGATATTTGCAAGGTCTTGGTATATATCGGGGATGACTAATTTCTATGCTTTCTTTGCCATTAAGGAATACTCCCTGACGATTAAGGAATCACAGCTTTTCTTATTTGCCTTTTTAATTGCTGGTGCTTTAGGAACTTTTTTTGGCGGACCACTTGCTGATCGCTTTGGTAAGAAAAAAGTAATTTCATTTTCTATGTTGTCTACTGTTCCATTTGCCATCCTTATTCCTTTTGTACCTTCGGTCCTGGCATTTCTCTTTCTAACGATTACAGGCTTTATCTTAATGACAAGCTTTTCGGTTACTGTCGTATACGCACAAGAACTTGTTCCAGGAAAAATCGGAACGATGTCGGGGTTAACGGTTGGACTCGCTTTCGGCATGGGGGCTATCGGATCCGTTGGACTTGGATACATTGCAGACTTATTTAGTTTGTCATCCATGGTCTCCTCCATTGGATTCTTGCCATTGCTTGGTTTAATAGCGTTCCTGCTGCCCAGTGATCAAACGGTACAAGAATGGAATCAATAGTATGAGAAAAGGATGGGCTCAGCCCATCCTTATTTTATTTCCTGAATTTTTTGGTATAGTTCTTCTTTTTCATCATCTGACAGCATACGCTCAGCCATAGGGAAAAGGACATTTTCTTCTTTTGCAAAGTGTTCTGTTAGAATGAGATAAGCACTTTTGATTAATGCAGCCAAGTTCTTCTTTTCATCATCTGTTTGAGAGCTATTGGCATTCTTAAGAAATTCATGGATTTTCGCTTTGGCTTGATCATGCTCATATTCCATCACAGCAATCGGTCCAGAAGTCGTTCCAATATAAACGCCCATCATCGGAAATAGCACTCCCTCTTCTCGTTCAGAATGAGGGTCAAGTGCTGCTTTAAATTCCTTTACTTTACTAATCAACTCTACAAATTTTTCTTCATCATAACCAGCTTCGATTTGCTGTGTTAAATTGTATAATCCCTCTAATTGCGCCAATAATGGCGGATGCTCCGACTTTAATTGATGAATTCCTTTACTTAGATCTACAGGAGACATACCTCCAAAACTACTCATACAACCACTCATCTGTATACACCTCTTATTCATTTTCTTGTTTTTAGTATAAAAGCTGTCTTTCTATTTTGTTGTGACACCAATCACATAAATAAAAAAAATTAACAACCCTAAAATGGAAGCGTAATAAGTTTTCGAAAAATTTTAACATTTGTACTCAAAAAAACTAAAAAACTATCATATAATATAGTTAGAACATAAAAGGGAGGGCTATAATCATGAAAACACCTAATTATCATGACTTTTATCAAAAGGCATTGGTATCCATTGGTTACAACGACTTATTGGCACTAAAGGAATTCGAATCTTATGACTGTGATTCACCTTCGACTCATTGGCTTATTGCAGTTGAAGGTGAGCAGCTCCCACAGCTAAACATATATTTTCATTGGAAAGTAAGTATCTATCTGTCAAATGCTGAAGGTGACTTTAATTGGAAGAAACCTTTTTATTGTTCTCCTATAATGGAATCTATGGATAGTGCACATGAGCTTGCATGCTCATTGGTTACTTCAAGTAAACTAGATCAACTCTCCACCTTAACCCTACAAGAGAAAATAAGTTAACCCACAAAAATTACTCCCCTTTTGCTTCACCTTCTTTTTACCCTCACTTGTGAAAGAACCCACAAATAGTGATATCAAGCTGCATACTAATGAA
This genomic stretch from Neobacillus niacini harbors:
- a CDS encoding MarR family winged helix-turn-helix transcriptional regulator, whose protein sequence is MENDSVSQSLKLYIVLSRAYKAINEHVNKVIQASGLNPTEFAVLELLYHKGDQPMQQIGGKILLASGSITYVVDKLEQKGFLVRIACPNDRRVTFAQITDKGKEFIQEIFPEHAEQIHSLMSSLTDPEKQEAIELLKKLGLPAGKF
- a CDS encoding MFS transporter is translated as MSQPATMSANSSKASDTTMYNILFIIGLCHLLNDAIQAVVPAMFPILEKSMGLSFTQLGIIAFSLNMVSSVLQPVVGVVTDKKPMPFALPIGLTLTLCGVLGLAFAPSFGLIVLSVIFIGFGSAVFHPEGSRVAYMASGRRRGLAQSIYQVGGNTGQALAPLITALILVPLGQKGASWFSLVAALAVLLLIYIANWYKQRLAANLPLLKKKNLPLDKNNGLSKRVKQSLLLILLLIFARSWYISGMTNFYAFFAIKEYSLTIKESQLFLFAFLIAGALGTFFGGPLADRFGKKKVISFSMLSTVPFAILIPFVPSVLAFLFLTITGFILMTSFSVTVVYAQELVPGKIGTMSGLTVGLAFGMGAIGSVGLGYIADLFSLSSMVSSIGFLPLLGLIAFLLPSDQTVQEWNQ
- a CDS encoding hemerythrin domain-containing protein; the encoded protein is MSSFGGMSPVDLSKGIHQLKSEHPPLLAQLEGLYNLTQQIEAGYDEEKFVELISKVKEFKAALDPHSEREEGVLFPMMGVYIGTTSGPIAVMEYEHDQAKAKIHEFLKNANSSQTDDEKKNLAALIKSAYLILTEHFAKEENVLFPMAERMLSDDEKEELYQKIQEIK
- a CDS encoding phosphotransferase enzyme family protein, whose translation is MEKSVEILFTEEILKCFLTSFHLQTEVIKLGDFENYVFEAYRGNNPVILRITHSSHRSKDEILAELDWMNFLHQQKVNCPEAFTSSNNQLIEDLPAGDGSFFYACLFSKVDGYPVKIKSDVFNNQLFHAWGKAIGQMHSVTKEYKPSKEIKLRPSWEDEELLDIETYVPNEKEIIKNTKQLIKELKLLPRNKDNFGLIHSDIHSGNFFYDGECVHVFDFDDCSYHWFASDIAIPLYYSVLYGYHNSSEMEREQFASNFLAHFIQGYEEHHSLPEAWKEQLPLFFMLRDITLYSVLHKKISPEDRDVEINRMIEGLKSRIIKKEPIVKLG